aatccgcctgccaatgcaggggacatgggttcgagccctggcctgggaagatcccacatgccgcggagcaactaagcccgtgcaccacaactactaagcctgcgctctagagcccgcgagccacaactactgagcccacgtgacacaactactgaagcccctgtgcctagagcccatgctctgcaacaagagaagccaccacaatgggaagcccgtgcaccgcagtgaagagtagcccccgctcacctcaactagagaaagcctgcgtgcagcaacaaagacccaacgcagcaaaaaaaaaaaaaaaaaaaagatactatcaGTGTGAAATTAGGGacaattaactttttcttttttttggctgtgcctctcgccttgtgggatcttagttccccaaccagggatcgaacccgtgccctctgcagtggaagtgcagagtcttaaccttggaccaccagggacgtccctaattggaaaaaaatattcttctttctcagggattttatgtaaaaatatattgcaGATggattaaaaatagttatttgctATTATTTCTCAAGACTGAAAATGTGGTTACCCTCAGTACCACTTTGTTTGGATAATGAAAATTGAAGACAAACTAGTCCTAGAGGACTGGTTTAACCTAGAGGACTGGTTTAACCTAGAGGACTGGTTAAATTAACTATGGTATATTCCTACAGTGATATTAAAAAATATCCATgattgggactcccctggtggtccagtggctaagaatccgccttccaatgcaggggatgcgggtgctacccctggtcgggaactaagatcccacatgccgcaggcaactaagcctgcacgccacaactagagaagcccgtgtgccacaacgaagagcctgtgcGCTgtaacaaagacccagcgcagctaaaattaaaaaaaaaaaaaaaaaatccatgatctTTGGTAAGAAAAGCACAGTGCAGACCAAGTAGAGCATGATTCATTTTGCTGAAAGAAAAGGTAATATTGagaggaaaaagttttccttgCTCCTCTTCAGGTCCTTGGCTGGATCTGAAgattaaactgacaaaaacaattaacaggagaaaagcatacaatttttttaaaaaataaatttatttatttatttgtatttggctgctttgggtcttcgttgctgcgtgcaggctttctctcgttgtggtgagcgggggctacttttcgttgcggtgctcaggcttctcattgcggtggcttctcttgtggagcgtgggctctaggcgtgcgagcttcagtagttgtggcacaagggctcaccagttgtggctcgcgggctctagagtgcaggctcagtagttgtggtgcacaggcttagttgctccgcggcatgtgggatcttcccaggccagggctcgaacccgtgtcccctgcattggcaggcggattcttaaccactgcaccaccagggaagtccctacaaatttatttaatgtaagtttttacgtgacatgggagccttcataaagaaatgaagaccgaAAGAAACAGTTAAGCCTGAGTATTTTTATGCTAGGTTAAAGGGTAGTAATCTGGGGGGAATTTAGCAAGACTTTCTCGTTAGAATTCTTCTCAGCGTCTCCTTGCCCTTGGAGATAAGGATGCTCATTTCCTCTCAGTATACTAAAGGCAGCTCTCACTTGAGGGTTTTATGACCTGTTTCATGGGGGGGGGGTGTCGGGCGTTGGGGGAGTGAGGAGGTCAGAATGACTTTCCGgttttctcaaactccttcagcttaaaatactCAATATGTGGAGGTGCCGTATTTTAGGATAGCatgtcctgaaccccatcacTAAGTAGCGCAGTGATGAAGAGTACGCCTCTTCTGGAGCCAAGCTGCctaggtttgaatctcagctccgtCACTTTCTGGCTTTGTGATTTGATTGAGGCTATTTaactttctatgcctcagtttctttatttataaaatggagaatggagataaaaatagaatctattTAGTCAGGTTCTCAGGAAGATTaattttgtaaagtgcttaggacTGTAGTGGGACAGTACATGTGTTTAGAAAACAAatctcttcattcatttgttacacaaatattcattgagtgttCATGGGCTAGGCATTGATTTAGAGTCATGGGATCTATCAGAGGACAAATTAAGTAAAGTCTCTGCCTCACAGAACCTACATTCTAGGAGGAGAAAGAGCAGACAAGTAAAGAAATGCATGTACGATATTCCGGGGCAGGTTTGCACTCTGAAGAAAAAGCATGTTACACAGCGATGTGGTGGTGTGATcggatttacattttaaacaattaCTTGGCCTTTGTGTGGAGAATTGGGACAACGATGGTCAAgggagtggggcggggggtgggaggcTTTTGCAGGAATCCAAGAACTCTTGTACCAGCTTGCTGGCACTGGAGGAGGAAAAACATATGCGGTTGCATGAAGCATATGCTTTGAATATGGGAGTCAGTGGGAGCAGCTGCTGGCTGTGAATTCGGAGGACACAACGTAGAAAATGATATTCACTTAAAGCCACAGATCTAGATAACCTCCCCTACTGTAAGGTTGATCTAAGACACAGCGACAAGAAAACACATTTGCTAGCTTGCCCTGTCCTCTCAATAATGCTCTTTCTGTAGAGCACTTCTCACTGAGATTCTGTATTATgtacccaattttttttttttttttttagttcttggtTCCACCAAAAACTTAACCTCCTTAAGAGAAAGAACCGTGTACATTTACACGGAAAACTGGCATCGAGCGAGCATTGAATGGGGACAATCTGACCAAACTGCCTCTTCTGCTAGTTTTGGGAAAGAAACCAATGAGCCTGTTTGGAAATGAGCACTGCTGCGTTTAATCTCTTTCGCTGTACATCGTGCCAAAAACATTCCGTGCTTTTTCACGCCTTCCTTTACTTAGTTAACTTCTTCACCTACTGCGAAGGTGAGAAACTTGGAGAGAAACTGGCAGAAACACAGAAAAGGCATACCTCGCAAAACGAAgtaaataattggaaaaaacCCTCCAATAACCGACACGGGATTTCTGTCTAAATTCCCCCGGGAAATTACAGACAAGTTgtcaaaacacagaaacaaacattAACTTCTCGCTTTTTAACTCCAATATGTACCTCTCCTAAAATACACAACCTCAAAAACTTAAGTAGACACTCAAAACTGTTTCTCTCCACGGAAATCTTTAGTAAAAAGCGAAAGATTCACATGatatgaaaaaaaacccacaatataCTTACTCGTTTCCGCTTGGAACACTCCCAGAACAACGTAACACTCAGACCACTTACGGTTGCTCCGCTCCTGCGCGGTTCGCGCTCCCTGAGTGGAATTTACACAGACCATAGATTTCTAATAGGCACTGTCCCCTGCAACAGTGGACAAACCCCGTGGTGGGAACTCAAGCAGCGTGAAACTGTCTTTTCGTGGTGCACCATGGGTATGCAAATCGCAGGCGGTTCCGGCCGCTGGGCGGCACCAGCCGCTGGCCGGGCAGGGCGGCACCGTGGGGACCCCAGGGCTGCAGCGCTCTCTCGTCGCTGTTGGTCCGCCCGGGAGCCGGCGCTTCCTTACCCCGGCTGAGGTTAAGTCCTACTATTCCGTACCCTCAGGGACCGCCCCCAACCCTGCTCTAGGGACAGAAGCAGAAACGGTAGAGCACAGACACTCAGGGACTTTGGGACCATGTAGGAGGCAGGTCACCACCCCTTCTGGAGGAGATGACATCCAACTTATCTGCAAGGATGGTTCGGGTTTATGGGAAACGTGTTCTCCGCAGAGGGAATGGCCTCTGTGAAGTTATGGGTGGTGAACATAGAAAGTAATCAGTCTGTCTGGAGTAGAGTGTGGTGTGTCTGAATGAGGGTGTGAATCCAGCCAGTCGCTGTCCTGAGAGAGCTGGGATGATGGCAGAGGCTAGATCGAGTTAGGCCTGGAAAGGGCTTGGCTTTGATCTTGTGATATCAGTGATGGGGAGCCATGAACAGGGCTGAATAGTGTGCGCTGCCACACAGGGTGGGCTATCCTGCAAACACTGGGACTTGTCCCCAAGACTGGCCGTGGTCAGTGCCCCGGAACTGACCATTCCTGGGGTGGTCCGGCTCCAACTGGCTGGAATCCTTCGGCTGCTGCCACACCGGGACACTGTGCAGTGTTTCAGGGTTATTCACTAAGCATGCAGTTGGAGCACAGAATTTCAGCATAGCTAATATCCCACAAACTACAGAAATAGCACCTATGAGAAGCCGGGTGATGTCttacataaatatttcatttaaaatcctGAAAGGAAAAACTAGCACCCTACAAGATAGGCTCTAatcttcccatttcacagatgaagaagctgaggctcagagaggttctcTGACTTTTCCAGGTCACTCAGCATGGAGTGACATCTTTTGCACTATTCCAGCCTGGTGAGCTCTCCTGCTCTACCCAAAATCCCCTCCAAAGTGACCCAAACACTACTGGCTCCAAATCCAGTGTCCATCCCTTGGGCATCCTGGAGGCATCCCCTACTCTAGGTTCCAAGCCAACCGCCTGCTTCTCTTAAGTCTTCTCAAGCATCTTAGTGTTGATTCAGCTGCAGAagtcttccccctccccccccacctccctgcccactTTTGGTCAGAACATGATTTTCTGGCCTTTGGCCTGGTGGGGTGGAGTGTGAGAAGGCAGTACTCTGGGGGTGGGATCGTTCCTGGTGAGTGGGTGGCTGGAACccagggtgtgtatgtgtgtcagtTGAGACGGAGCCCTGGGATAATTGGAGAAGGGCAATAAAAGACCTCCCCCACCTCATGCGTCAGATGAGACTCTGTACTCTACACCCAGGGGTGTGGCCAGAATCTTCCAGGCCTCTGTATTAGTAGGCCTGTTCAACCTTCACAGAACAAACAGCTTAAATACAGAGCCTCACTGGTTGCTAATGCAACCTCAATTTCAACAGTGCCCTTACTGATCCCCTAGCTGTCTGGCCAAAGATGCCTCTGGGGCGCCAGGCTGACTGCTGACTTGCAGGGGCCTCTGCCTTGGAGGTTGGTCTGGGCACAAAACTCCTAAAATACCTCCCTGCTATCCCCATCTCTGTTTCAATTGGccaccttcttcttcttttttttattttggctgcgcggcttgtgggatcttaattcctcaaccagggatctaacccgggcCCGGGCCGGCAATGAGAGTGCCcaagtcttaagcactggaccgccagggaattccctcagacGCTTTCTTGATCTGCTTCCACTTCTCCTCTCACCTGTTGCCTGGCTGTGTCCCTCTGCCCATCCCCCCATGCCGCTCACAAAGGAAGGTGGGTGATGAGTCTGGAGAGGTGCGCAAGGCTGGCTTATGATGGCTCTGAAAGCCACACAGTGGGGTTTGACATCAAAAACATTTGTATCACTTCGTGTACTAAGCACTTCAGTCAGACCCTGTTACCAAGTATATGACCAACACATGGGCTGAACATCATCTTCATGTGCCAGGTGAATAAACACACCAAGGACTAGGGTAGCCCCACGACCTGCGGCCCCGACGCCTCCACTTGCAAACTCACAGCTCTATCTGAAAACAAAGCGCCAAAGTCATTTGAGATGAGTTCATATAGaatatatttcacttttaaaaataaaactttcagcATAGCTAACATCTATACAAACTACAAAAATAAACGTCTCcatataaataatttatgtgGTGAGAGGTGGGCAGGGATACAGAGAGCCTACCCAGGAGTCAGCAAGCAGTGGGGGACCAGGACTGGTGAAGGGTGCTAgaggatccctcaggcttggtctgctgggggcagcagggtggggtgggaggggggacagGGCTGCACTGCAGCCTGAAGTGCTTGCTGGCTTTCACCCCACCCGGGCACGGGCACAGGCACGGAGCACCCGGGTGTGCAAGGCTGCTCACAGCCTAGAGGGTGGTGGTTTTGTGTGGATCCCAGGGAGGTCTGTGATGGCTGGGTcggggaggggatggaggcagacagcagcagcagcagggctcCCCAGGAGTCTGCCCTGCGTTCAGTAACACCCCACGGCTTCCCAGTGCCTTCATGTGGCCTGAACGGGGTCTCCATGCTTCAGCTGCTCTTTCATCAGATGGCTGGACATGGTCCCCTAGAACTAAGGTTGCTGGAGCCACTGGCAGCTGGTGTGGCAGCAGGGGACCAAGTAGGCTCTTCAGTGGCTGGGTGGATGTAGGCACCAGGCAGTGGAGGTGGGCGGAGGGCCACGGTCATGGAGGTAGTCACTCTGGCAAAGctctggggaagggtgggggctACCCCCCACCTGAGCCCTCCTCCTTGTGCAGCTGGTGGGCTCAGGACCTCTGGGCTCTCCTTGTACATCTGTACCACCTTGGGGGAGACACCAGCCCCAGTGAGCCCAGGGGCTACTGGGGACGCAGCCCCCTTCAGCACCTCCCTGGTTGGGAAGCTGGGGTCTTTGGCGGCTTCCAGCAGGGTACGAGAGCTGACAAGGGACAGGATGTCGAGGTCTGGGGCAAACCCTGCACCTAAACGGCTAAGGTGGGTCCCATGAAGAAGTCAGGAGGGCTGAGGGGTAGGGACATGATGTCTGGGCGAAGGGGGAGGCTGCCACCTTCAGTTGGTGGTACTTATGGGGAGAGGTCCCTGTGAGTTGAGCCCCGTCTGTTGGCCGCTGAGGGCATTTTGCCCTGGCTCTGTTCCACCCCATCCCCTGGgctgggagcaggaggagggtGGTCACCTCTGGTGGGGGGCCCAGGATGGACAGCAGCACAGGCAGCAGCACGAGCCCATGGAGGAGGCCTAGGAGTGTGAGTACTGTCAGCACCACGAAGAAGTACCTGGAGGGGGGCGGTGTGTGGGGCCGGTCAGCCTGGGCAGGTCCTGCCGCCAGTGCAGGGCAGCCCTGCCGCCTTGCCCCGAGCCCTCCCCTACCTTACAATGAAGTCAAAGTTGGAACCAGCAAGCATGAGCAGACCCAGCAATGTGGAGATGGCCCCATCGGTCACCGGGGCCAatgtgtgctctagggcccgggCAGCCCGGAGGTTCCGGCTACCCTGGGAGGTCAGGAAGCCCTGGGGGAATAAAGCGGTCCTGGAGCTGCTCCTTGGCCAACCATGGCCAGCtcatctgtgtccccagggctcaCCCATGCCTTGGCCCACAGAAGGCCAGGTGAACCGAGTCCCTGGGAGCTGCCCAGGACACAAGCACGAGTCCATATAGGTAACACTGTATAGATGAGTGAGACACAGGGATGTCTAGAATAAGTTGGCAAACTACAGTCTGTCCCatgtttttttgtaaataaagttttgttgaaacacagccacacccatttgtgCACATAGTATCTATGGATGCTTTTGGGCTACCCCGGCAGAGTTGCCACAGAGACGATATGGCCtgccaagcctaaaatatttactatctggtcctttacagaaaaagtttgccaacccctggtctagAAGGATGGACACCAAAGTGATAACTTCTAGGGGTGGCATTTCAGAagatttctaattctttcttgGTACTTTCCAGCATGCTGACATTTTTTGTCTCCCAAGGAGTATATATTATTCTTATAAGCGGAAAAATGATAAGGCTTTTATGGGGGAAGAAGGGAGCTGTTTGTGGGGTCTGGCCAGGTCTGTGCCGGAGCTGCCAGCTGGTccacgccccccaccccacccgcacTCCTCCCCCGCCAGATACCACGAAGCTGTGAGAGAGGCCTGCCTGCCTCTGTTCTAATATCTCTGTCTTGGTGAGATCTCGCCATCCAGCTACCACCCCATTTCTCTGATCCTCTTCACAGTAAATTCATCCGAAAGAATTGTTGGTTCCCATTTCCTCACCTCCCATTCTGTCCTCCCTCACCCCTTTCTGGTCAGGCCTTTGTCCCTCCTCCCTACTGAAATGgctgcttatttatttgtttgtttacttgtttattgcttATCTCTACGCTCTAGAATAAGCTCCTTGAAGGGAAAGCCCGTCTGTAGTGCTCTTACCTCCTCAGTTCTTAAATAgtacctagcacacagtaggtgcttgatcaatatttgttgaataccaAATCAGCTGGCCCACCCCTCCCCTAGTGCCTGTGCTCACCAGAGCCACATGGACCGTGAACTCGACACCAATGCCTACAGACGCCACAAGGATCACCACGGGGATGGCGCTCAGCTTGATGCCCAGGAAACCCATGATGCCAAAGAGCTCCACGGTCATCACTGCCAGGACCAgtacctggggagggcagggctcacccagggctcctgggcagggcagggggggaGCTATGGGTCTCTCCAGCCCCGCCCCTGCAAGGACTCACTATGAGGGAAGCTGCCCAGGGGTTGAGCAGCAGCAGGGCGCAGACGAGGAAAGTGCACACCAGCAGGATGCAGACTGCCAGCAGGAAGCAGCGCCGCAGGCCCAGGTACTGCtcccagaagaggaagggggAGCCGCTGGGGTAGGCGCGCACCCCGGCCCGGCCTGCCTCGGCACACGCTGCCCGGGCCCCCTCAATGGTCTCCACGAAGTCTGCAGTCTTCTGGAGGCCGCGCAGTAGAAAGGGGAACTGGGCAAACTCCAGGGGCTGGGCCGCGGGGactgtggaggggagggggtggagggagagggaggggtggccAGTAAGCACAGGGAGCCGTGGGCAGGGCCTCAGGGGAGGGCCTGTGTGGGCCCAGGCCTAGGCTCTTCGGGCTCCCCTGGGACTCACTGCGAAGGTTCTCCCCGGTGGTGTCGTACTTGTCATGCAGCCACTCGGGAGGTGGGGGGTAGAAGTTGGCCTGTGAGGCTGCCAGACCCAGGGGGTCACTGCTCACCCACATGGTCAGCCCCATGTAGAAGAGCTCAGGTGGAATCAGCCCGTCCTTGTCCACCAGCTTCCTTGTGGTCAGCTGTAGAGGCGGAGAGAGCTGAAGGCTGGGCCCATGAGGCCTGGAGCCCCTGGGTGCTCCCTGACCTTTCCAGTCCTCTCCCAACCTGGCTGAAATCCAGAGGCTCCTGGGCATCCCCAGTCTGGATGAGCAGCTTGTAGGCTAGGGCCCCATCCTCAGAGCCATTGCGGTATGAGTGGTGGGTGATGTGTCCAGAAGCCCAGTCCTGGTCAAACGCAGCCTGGATTCCTGGGAGAAAACAGGGTGGGGTCCGGTTGGCCTGGAGCTCTGGGAGCTCCTGCTGGCCGCAGCCCTCCCTGCCGGTCTCCTTGCCTCTCACCCTGTAGCCAGTTGCGGTAATAGTGCAGCCAGGTGCGGGGTGCCTGCGTGGCCGGTGGGGGCAGCACCGCCTTGAGGGAACTGAAGCGCTGGTGCAGATCAAAGAGGGCGCGTTGGGAGTGGGCGTAGTCAAAGCCACCCTGTGTCACCAGGGCCACCTCGTACAGAGAGAAGTACCTGAGCTGGGCGCTCAGGAAGGCATGCTCCTTGGTGCCCCGAGGCACCACATCTGTCAGGGCCAGCCCATCCTGCACCAAGGTCGATCCATAGAGGCTCAGGCCCAGAAGAGCCCCAAAAAGTACCAGCACCATGGCCTGTGGGAAACGGCAACtaagctggaggcccagggatACCCTTGGGCCCTCAGATGTTGGGCTAAGCCCTCTTCCCTTCTTGGGGCCCAGAGACACCTAAGAAGCCTCTGCTGTGTCTCACCTCGACCTGCCTGGGCGGAGGCTTACCTTGGTGTGGGACTGGAGCAGCAAGGGTGCAAACTGAGATCGGGCGAAATGGGCAAGATTCCAGCGGGCGCAGGCCAGGGACTTGCAGGCTGCCTTCTGCCTTGTCCCCTCCTCCTGGCCTAGAAGGTCCCGTGTTGACCCTCCTGGGCTGAAGAGCTCAGAGGCCAGTGGGTCAGAAGGTGGGGGCACCAGGTGGGCTTGGGGAGGCAGGATGGTGACCACATGCTGGCTGCTGGCTTCACAGTGCGCAAATGCCTGAACAGTGGCAGTCAGGTGAGCAATGCCCACTGGTACTGTCCTatcccccagctcctggggcaGAATCTGAATCACCCGAGCAGAGCAGGGGctggaagaggcagagagagggggtGATGGGTCTGTGCCTGGAAATGCTGCTAAAGGGACAGGACGGGATGGGGCCAAAGAAGGACGGCCTGGTGGGGTAGGGATACCTAGAGAAGCAGCAGAGCACATCAAGGCGCTGGCAGTGGCGCCGGTGCAGGTCCAGGCTGAGGACCGCTGGGAAGACAAGCATCACGGCTGCAAAGTTGCAGCCAACCACTACTGCCGCCTGCGGGATGGACAGGAGGGGCACAAAGCCTGGATGAGGCCTGCCCCGGCTCTATGCCCACCCTGAGCCCGGGCCCCGTTTGTGAGGCCTCACCTGCAAGGAGAAGGCCCGCAGTGCAGGGATGGGAACTAGGGCAGCCATGAAGAAGGCGACCATGTTGTTGATGGATGTGAGTGCAACGCTGGTGCCTGTGCGCTGCAGACACTCACCTGTGCGCTCCTGTCAGGACAAGGCAGCGTGAAGGATGGCAGAGGTGG
Above is a window of Balaenoptera acutorostrata chromosome 1, mBalAcu1.1, whole genome shotgun sequence DNA encoding:
- the PTCH2 gene encoding protein patched homolog 2 isoform X2, coding for MPPIPASMARPPPLGELPPGYTPPARSAAPQILAGSLQAPLWLRAYFQGLLFSLGCGIQRHCGKVLFLGLLAFGALALGLRVAIIETDLEQLWVEAGSRVSQELQYTKEKLGEEAAYTSQMLIQTPRQEGENVLTPEALGLHLQAALTASKVQVSLYGKSWDLNKICYKSGVPLIENGMIERMIEKLFPCVILTPLDCFWEGAKLQGGSAYLPGRPDIQWTNLDPEELLEELGPFASLEGFRELLDKAQAPNVAQELSGGCHGFSHKFMHWQEELLLGGLARDPRGQLLRAEALQSTFLLMSPRQLYEHFRGDYQTHDIGWSEEQASTVLQAWQRRFVQLAQEALPGNASQQIHAFSSTTLDDILHAFSEVSAARVVGGYLLMLAYACVTMLRWDCAQSQGAVGLVGVLLVALAVASGLGLCALLGIAFNAATTQVLPFLALGIGVDDIFLLAHAFTEAPPGTPLQERTGECLQRTGTSVALTSINNMVAFFMAALVPIPALRAFSLQAAVVVGCNFAAVMLVFPAVLSLDLHRRHCQRLDVLCCFSSPCSARVIQILPQELGDRTVPVGIAHLTATVQAFAHCEASSQHVVTILPPQAHLVPPPSDPLASELFSPGGSTRDLLGQEEGTRQKAACKSLACARWNLAHFARSQFAPLLLQSHTKAMVLVLFGALLGLSLYGSTLVQDGLALTDVVPRGTKEHAFLSAQLRYFSLYEVALVTQGGFDYAHSQRALFDLHQRFSSLKAVLPPPATQAPRTWLHYYRNWLQGIQAAFDQDWASGHITHHSYRNGSEDGALAYKLLIQTGDAQEPLDFSQLTTRKLVDKDGLIPPELFYMGLTMWVSSDPLGLAASQANFYPPPPEWLHDKYDTTGENLRIPAAQPLEFAQFPFLLRGLQKTADFVETIEGARAACAEAGRAGVRAYPSGSPFLFWEQYLGLRRCFLLAVCILLVCTFLVCALLLLNPWAASLIVLVLAVMTVELFGIMGFLGIKLSAIPVVILVASVGIGVEFTVHVALGFLTSQGSRNLRAARALEHTLAPVTDGAISTLLGLLMLAGSNFDFIVRYFFVVLTVLTLLGLLHGLVLLPVLLSILGPPPEVVQMYKESPEVLSPPAAQGGGLRWGVAPTLPQSFARVTTSMTVALRPPPLPGAYIHPATEEPTWSPAATPAASGSSNLSSRGPCPAI
- the PTCH2 gene encoding protein patched homolog 2 isoform X1 is translated as MPPIPASMARPPPLGELPPGYTPPARSAAPQILAGSLQAPLWLRAYFQGLLFSLGCGIQRHCGKVLFLGLLAFGALALGLRVAIIETDLEQLWVEAGSRVSQELQYTKEKLGEEAAYTSQMLIQTPRQEGENVLTPEALGLHLQAALTASKVQVSLYGKSWDLNKICYKSGVPLIENGMIERMIEKLFPCVILTPLDCFWEGAKLQGGSAYLPGRPDIQWTNLDPEELLEELGPFASLEGFRELLDKAQVGQAYVGRPCLHPDDLHCPSSAPNHHSRQAPNVAQELSGGCHGFSHKFMHWQEELLLGGLARDPRGQLLRAEALQSTFLLMSPRQLYEHFRGDYQTHDIGWSEEQASTVLQAWQRRFVQLAQEALPGNASQQIHAFSSTTLDDILHAFSEVSAARVVGGYLLMLAYACVTMLRWDCAQSQGAVGLVGVLLVALAVASGLGLCALLGIAFNAATTQVLPFLALGIGVDDIFLLAHAFTEAPPGTPLQERTGECLQRTGTSVALTSINNMVAFFMAALVPIPALRAFSLQAAVVVGCNFAAVMLVFPAVLSLDLHRRHCQRLDVLCCFSSPCSARVIQILPQELGDRTVPVGIAHLTATVQAFAHCEASSQHVVTILPPQAHLVPPPSDPLASELFSPGGSTRDLLGQEEGTRQKAACKSLACARWNLAHFARSQFAPLLLQSHTKAMVLVLFGALLGLSLYGSTLVQDGLALTDVVPRGTKEHAFLSAQLRYFSLYEVALVTQGGFDYAHSQRALFDLHQRFSSLKAVLPPPATQAPRTWLHYYRNWLQGIQAAFDQDWASGHITHHSYRNGSEDGALAYKLLIQTGDAQEPLDFSQLTTRKLVDKDGLIPPELFYMGLTMWVSSDPLGLAASQANFYPPPPEWLHDKYDTTGENLRIPAAQPLEFAQFPFLLRGLQKTADFVETIEGARAACAEAGRAGVRAYPSGSPFLFWEQYLGLRRCFLLAVCILLVCTFLVCALLLLNPWAASLIVLVLAVMTVELFGIMGFLGIKLSAIPVVILVASVGIGVEFTVHVALGFLTSQGSRNLRAARALEHTLAPVTDGAISTLLGLLMLAGSNFDFIVRYFFVVLTVLTLLGLLHGLVLLPVLLSILGPPPEVVQMYKESPEVLSPPAAQGGGLRWGVAPTLPQSFARVTTSMTVALRPPPLPGAYIHPATEEPTWSPAATPAASGSSNLSSRGPCPAI